In one window of Nocardia brasiliensis DNA:
- the mug gene encoding G/U mismatch-specific DNA glycosylase, whose amino-acid sequence MGSGSSTRPSPADLAAAQDRTIPDLIGPDLRVLFCGINPGLWSGATGHHFARPGNRFWPALHRSGFTPRLMQPGEQRELLDLGLGITNVAARTTAKADHLTADELRAGGQALVGRVEQYQPRILAILGIGAYRTAFGRPRTAIGPQPERIADTAIWVLPNPSGLNAHYTLDALAAEFRALREVVENV is encoded by the coding sequence ATGGGTTCTGGTTCGTCGACACGGCCGTCACCCGCGGATCTGGCCGCGGCGCAGGACAGGACGATTCCCGATCTGATCGGGCCCGACTTGCGTGTGCTGTTCTGCGGGATCAATCCGGGCCTGTGGTCCGGGGCCACCGGCCATCACTTCGCTCGTCCGGGAAATCGGTTCTGGCCCGCCCTGCACCGGTCCGGGTTCACCCCGCGTCTGATGCAGCCCGGCGAACAGCGCGAACTGCTCGACTTGGGCTTGGGCATCACCAACGTGGCCGCACGCACCACCGCCAAGGCCGACCACCTGACCGCCGACGAACTGCGCGCCGGGGGACAGGCTCTGGTCGGCAGGGTCGAGCAGTATCAACCCCGAATCCTGGCGATACTCGGCATCGGCGCCTACCGCACCGCATTCGGCCGCCCGCGCACCGCAATCGGCCCCCAACCCGAGCGCATCGCTGACACCGCCATCTGGGTCCTGCCCAACCCCAGCGGACTCAACGCCCACTACACCCTCGACGCCCTCGCCGCAGAATTCCGTGCGCTGCGCGAGGTGGTCGAAAACGTTTAG
- a CDS encoding MFS transporter has protein sequence MTRAVESTSVLSTRRGKLVLALLCSIGFLDFMDAVIVNVALPSMQHQLGFSEQGLQWVATGYLLTYGGFMLLGGRAADLIGRRRVLVVGVVVFALASLVGGVANSAGLLVGARIVQGAGAALMMPAALSLVTTSFKEGTDRHRALGVWGGMIGAASAAGVLLGGVLTESFGWRSVLLINPIVCVLLLAAIYRLLPDDRRRAPLASFDMLGATLGTGGMLLLVYAVVEAPDAGWDALGTIARFVGAAVLLVAFLVNEHRRPNPLMPLSIFRIRGLAAADATQLIALAGFMSMFFFLSLYMQNVLEYSALKTGLVYLPVTFGIGIGAGLSTKLIPLVGTRPLIVGGSVVAAIGVFLLSGLPVDGDYVRDLLPGMMVMSIGLGFVMVSVTNAANAGVPADKAGLAASLLNSSQQLGGALGLAVLTTVATSHTADLMSAGSAPPDAMASGFSRALLASSIAILVAAVIGLRTYNTRSNDAPM, from the coding sequence ATGACTCGCGCGGTGGAAAGTACCTCTGTCCTCTCGACCAGGCGCGGCAAGCTGGTACTCGCGCTGCTCTGCTCGATCGGCTTCCTGGACTTCATGGACGCCGTGATCGTCAATGTGGCGCTGCCCTCGATGCAGCATCAGCTCGGGTTCTCCGAGCAGGGCCTGCAGTGGGTGGCCACCGGCTACCTGTTGACCTACGGCGGTTTCATGCTGCTCGGCGGGCGCGCGGCGGACCTGATCGGGCGCAGGCGAGTGCTCGTCGTCGGCGTGGTCGTGTTCGCGCTGGCCTCCTTGGTCGGCGGGGTCGCCAACTCCGCGGGCCTGCTCGTCGGCGCGCGCATCGTCCAGGGCGCCGGTGCGGCGCTGATGATGCCCGCGGCGCTGTCGTTGGTGACGACATCCTTCAAGGAGGGCACGGATCGCCATCGCGCACTGGGGGTTTGGGGTGGCATGATCGGCGCGGCCTCGGCGGCCGGTGTGCTGCTCGGTGGCGTGCTGACCGAGTCGTTCGGCTGGCGTTCGGTGCTGCTGATCAACCCGATCGTCTGTGTGTTACTGCTCGCCGCGATCTACCGCCTGCTGCCCGACGACCGTCGCCGCGCGCCGTTGGCCAGCTTCGACATGCTCGGCGCCACGCTCGGCACCGGAGGCATGCTGCTGCTGGTCTACGCCGTGGTCGAGGCGCCGGACGCGGGCTGGGATGCGCTGGGCACGATCGCGCGCTTCGTGGGCGCGGCGGTGCTGCTGGTCGCGTTCCTGGTGAACGAACATCGCCGCCCGAATCCGTTGATGCCGTTGTCCATCTTCCGGATCCGCGGTCTCGCCGCCGCCGACGCGACCCAGTTGATCGCGCTCGCCGGATTCATGTCGATGTTCTTCTTCCTCTCCCTGTACATGCAGAACGTGCTCGAATACTCTGCGCTGAAGACCGGCCTGGTCTATCTGCCCGTCACTTTCGGCATCGGGATCGGTGCGGGCCTGTCGACGAAACTCATTCCGCTGGTGGGCACCCGGCCCCTGATCGTGGGCGGCTCGGTGGTCGCGGCCATCGGGGTCTTCCTGCTGTCCGGGCTGCCGGTCGACGGCGACTACGTGCGCGACCTGCTGCCCGGCATGATGGTGATGTCGATCGGCCTCGGCTTCGTCATGGTCTCGGTCACCAACGCGGCCAACGCGGGTGTGCCCGCCGACAAGGCGGGTCTGGCGGCCTCGTTGTTGAACAGCTCGCAGCAACTCGGCGGCGCGCTCGGCCTCGCGGTGCTGACCACCGTCGCGACCTCGCACACCGCCGACCTGATGTCGGCCGGTTCGGCGCCGCCGGACGCGATGGCGTCCGGGTTCAGCCGCGCGCTCTTGGCCAGTAGCATCGCCATCCTTGTCGCGGCGGTGATCGGCCTGCGGACGTACAACACCCGCAGCAACGACGCACCCATGTGA
- a CDS encoding type 1 glutamine amidotransferase domain-containing protein — translation MSVILFLLPERDYDPTEAAVPWAALHDAGIPVRFATPLGAPAAADDRLVERGFSALSPVLMTRADGLAAYARLREDPHFQAPLAYAEVDDSAVTGVFVPGGHAPGMKSMIESPLAQRIFGRAMISGLPVGAVCHGVLLAARSIDPETGRSVLYDRQTTAVTALLELSAWNLTRWWLGSYYRTYPQTVQQEVTAALAHPGQFRRGPLLPLRDSAKHPKRGFTVRDRNYVSARWPGDCHRLAVEFRDLVLEYRTANGEVRPE, via the coding sequence GTGTCTGTGATCCTGTTTCTGCTACCAGAGCGCGACTACGACCCGACCGAGGCGGCGGTGCCGTGGGCGGCGCTGCACGATGCGGGGATCCCGGTGCGCTTCGCGACACCGCTCGGGGCGCCCGCCGCGGCGGATGACCGTTTGGTCGAGCGCGGGTTCTCGGCGTTGTCTCCGGTTCTGATGACCCGCGCCGATGGGTTGGCCGCGTACGCGCGGCTACGCGAGGATCCGCATTTTCAGGCTCCGCTCGCGTACGCGGAGGTGGACGACAGCGCGGTTACGGGTGTCTTCGTTCCCGGCGGTCACGCGCCGGGGATGAAATCGATGATCGAATCCCCGTTGGCGCAGCGCATTTTCGGCCGGGCGATGATTTCGGGCCTGCCGGTCGGAGCGGTCTGCCACGGCGTTCTGCTCGCGGCACGGTCCATCGATCCGGAGACCGGCCGATCGGTGCTTTACGACCGGCAGACCACCGCGGTCACCGCCCTGCTCGAACTGTCCGCGTGGAACCTGACCCGCTGGTGGCTCGGCTCCTACTACCGGACCTACCCGCAGACGGTGCAGCAGGAGGTAACCGCCGCGCTCGCCCATCCGGGCCAATTCCGGCGCGGACCGCTGCTGCCGCTGCGTGATTCGGCGAAACACCCGAAGCGCGGCTTCACGGTCCGCGACCGCAATTACGTTTCGGCCCGTTGGCCCGGCGACTGCCATCGCCTCGCCGTCGAGTTCCGCGACCTGGTCCTGGAATATCGCACGGCGAACGGAGAAGTTCGGCCCGAGTGA
- a CDS encoding TetR/AcrR family transcriptional regulator, whose product MLCNATANGEVMTPQRTESTEHPQPPKSGPRGGRPRDPAVDEAIILATRRRLVTSGYSQMALGDIAADAGVTRPTLYRRWPGKLELVIDALDYGFRVQSAATPPFPLDEMTPREAFTEAIRRVDPCYYNPDAIILQGGFISEAERVPELLAHVVERAVEPRVSQVEHVLRQLIERGAVRPGVDTRTIATMVFGAYFGAFLRGDDADTRGGLAEQLTATLWPALSTETDPVADR is encoded by the coding sequence TTGCTGTGTAACGCAACCGCGAACGGGGAGGTCATGACGCCGCAGCGCACAGAATCCACCGAACACCCGCAGCCGCCCAAGTCCGGGCCTCGGGGTGGTCGTCCCCGTGACCCCGCCGTGGATGAGGCGATCATCCTCGCCACCCGTCGTCGGCTGGTCACCAGCGGATATTCCCAGATGGCGCTCGGCGATATCGCCGCCGACGCCGGGGTCACCCGCCCAACCCTCTACCGGCGGTGGCCCGGCAAGCTCGAGCTCGTCATCGACGCGCTCGACTACGGTTTTCGCGTCCAATCCGCCGCCACGCCACCGTTTCCGCTCGACGAGATGACGCCCCGCGAGGCATTCACCGAGGCAATTCGCCGCGTCGATCCCTGCTACTACAACCCCGACGCCATCATCCTGCAGGGTGGGTTCATCAGCGAAGCCGAGCGCGTGCCCGAATTGCTCGCCCACGTCGTCGAACGTGCCGTCGAGCCTCGGGTTTCGCAGGTCGAACACGTCCTGCGGCAGCTCATCGAGCGCGGGGCGGTGCGTCCCGGGGTGGACACCCGCACCATCGCCACCATGGTTTTCGGCGCGTACTTCGGCGCGTTTCTGCGGGGCGACGACGCCGACACCCGCGGCGGCCTCGCCGAACAGCTCACCGCCACGCTTTGGCCCGCGCTCAGCACCGAGACCGATCCGGTCGCGGACCGCTGA
- a CDS encoding NADPH-dependent FMN reductase — protein MSDLRFLALSGSLRRDSHNTGLLRTLPALAPAGVVLDLYESLGALPYFDQDLEADPPAVVDELRRRVTEADGVVIATPEYNSAIPGVLMNALDWLSRPVAASSLRGKPVAILGASPSQFGTARAQLVLRQILHRIGAPVVADPEVTVFQSHLRVDAGGAFVPDEFTQSLLRRLLTGLVDLADRSVPAHSA, from the coding sequence ATGTCCGATCTGCGGTTCCTCGCGCTGTCCGGCAGTCTGCGCCGCGACTCCCACAACACCGGCCTACTGCGTACCCTCCCCGCGCTGGCGCCCGCTGGTGTTGTCCTCGACCTGTACGAAAGTCTCGGTGCTCTACCGTATTTCGATCAGGACCTGGAAGCGGACCCGCCCGCGGTGGTCGACGAACTACGCCGGCGCGTGACCGAGGCGGACGGCGTCGTCATCGCGACTCCCGAATACAACTCGGCGATTCCCGGTGTGCTGATGAACGCGCTGGACTGGCTGTCCCGCCCGGTCGCCGCATCGAGTCTGCGGGGCAAGCCGGTGGCCATTCTCGGTGCCTCGCCGTCTCAATTCGGCACCGCCCGTGCGCAATTGGTGCTGCGTCAGATCCTGCACCGGATCGGCGCGCCGGTGGTCGCCGACCCGGAGGTGACGGTCTTCCAATCGCATCTGCGGGTCGATGCCGGGGGTGCCTTCGTCCCGGACGAGTTCACGCAGTCGTTGTTGCGCAGGCTCTTGACAGGCTTGGTTGATCTGGCCGATCGGTCCGTGCCCGCGCACAGTGCCTAA
- a CDS encoding Hsp20/alpha crystallin family protein has translation MLMRTDPFLDLDRLAQQVFGTVARPATMPIDAWREGEHFLAELDLPGVDPDSLDLDIERNVLTVKAERPELDSDKSMIAAERPRGTFRRQLFLGEGLDAERIRADYANGVLRLVIPLRESAKPRKIEIEHRNGERQAISA, from the coding sequence ATGCTGATGCGTACCGATCCATTCCTTGATCTGGACCGTCTTGCGCAGCAGGTGTTCGGCACAGTGGCGCGGCCCGCGACCATGCCGATCGATGCCTGGCGTGAGGGTGAGCACTTTCTGGCGGAGTTGGACCTGCCCGGGGTCGATCCGGATTCGCTGGATCTCGACATCGAACGCAACGTATTGACCGTGAAAGCGGAACGGCCGGAACTGGATTCGGATAAGTCCATGATCGCCGCGGAACGTCCGCGCGGGACGTTCAGGCGTCAGCTGTTCCTCGGTGAGGGGCTGGACGCCGAGCGCATTCGCGCCGACTACGCCAATGGTGTACTCCGGCTGGTGATTCCGCTGCGGGAGTCCGCCAAGCCGCGCAAGATCGAAATCGAACACCGCAACGGTGAGCGCCAGGCCATCAGCGCCTGA
- a CDS encoding alpha/beta fold hydrolase, with protein sequence MNKHSVTSALAALVSGAHERDGGEPKPTVVLVHGAFADASGWSAVAARLHRRGFPVVAVPNPLRGLAYDSAYLQGLLAGVAGPKILVGHSYAGAVITNAAPAIADVKALVYVAAFVPDAGETLGGLLEAHVDASVPPLPQRVFQYARPDGSTGTEVWLDHAQFAAAFAADVDAATAAFMAIAQRPVAAEAFGEPATAAGWKSIPSWALIATKDHAIAPSLERFMAERAGARISEVDAAHAVMVSHPDAVVDVIEQADQGTR encoded by the coding sequence ATGAACAAGCACAGCGTCACCTCGGCACTGGCCGCTCTGGTGTCGGGCGCGCACGAGCGGGACGGCGGGGAGCCGAAACCGACCGTCGTGCTGGTCCACGGCGCGTTCGCCGACGCCTCGGGCTGGTCGGCGGTCGCGGCGCGGCTGCATCGGCGGGGCTTCCCGGTCGTCGCGGTGCCCAATCCGTTGCGGGGTCTGGCCTACGACAGCGCCTACCTGCAGGGCCTGCTCGCCGGCGTCGCAGGGCCGAAGATTCTGGTCGGCCACTCTTATGCGGGCGCGGTCATCACGAATGCTGCCCCGGCCATCGCCGACGTGAAAGCCCTTGTGTACGTAGCGGCTTTCGTTCCCGACGCGGGGGAGACGCTGGGTGGTCTGCTCGAGGCGCACGTCGACGCTTCGGTGCCGCCGCTGCCGCAACGGGTCTTCCAATACGCCCGCCCCGACGGGTCGACCGGCACCGAGGTGTGGTTGGACCACGCGCAGTTCGCGGCCGCGTTCGCCGCCGACGTCGACGCCGCCACCGCCGCGTTCATGGCGATCGCGCAGCGGCCCGTCGCCGCCGAGGCGTTCGGCGAACCGGCGACCGCGGCCGGATGGAAGTCCATCCCCTCGTGGGCGTTGATCGCGACCAAAGATCACGCGATCGCGCCGAGCCTCGAACGGTTCATGGCAGAACGGGCAGGTGCTCGAATCAGCGAGGTCGATGCGGCGCACGCGGTGATGGTCAGCCACCCCGACGCGGTCGTCGACGTGATCGAGCAGGCCGATCAGGGCACTCGCTGA
- a CDS encoding helix-turn-helix transcriptional regulator, giving the protein MTATLSSRRTELASFLRSRRDRISPAEVGMAPGLRRRTPGLRREEVAQLAGVSITWYTWLEQGRPINVSGQVLDAIARTLRLDDAERDHLYRLADVPIPEVSTGAEQITPAVQAVLDAMTAVPAAALNSRWDLLGWNAPAAAVWPRLVAPGGSRNVLWELFTTPECCRCFVNRDAGLPHMVASFRAAFGQHLDAPEWIRMIRELSTASEEFARLWAAHDVAAPPSQTMTYQHASAGRLSLSLTRLDLPAVPETFITVWTPVDDENRRRLDWLLDHADAPAFDHAH; this is encoded by the coding sequence GTGACAGCCACCCTCTCGAGCCGGCGAACCGAACTCGCCTCCTTTCTGCGCAGCCGCCGGGATCGCATTTCCCCGGCTGAGGTCGGGATGGCGCCTGGGTTGCGCCGCCGGACACCGGGGTTGCGGCGGGAGGAGGTCGCGCAGCTGGCGGGGGTGAGCATCACTTGGTATACCTGGCTCGAGCAGGGGCGTCCGATCAACGTCAGTGGGCAGGTGCTCGACGCCATCGCGCGCACGCTGCGGCTCGACGACGCCGAGCGGGATCATCTGTATCGGCTTGCGGACGTGCCGATTCCGGAGGTGAGCACCGGCGCCGAGCAGATCACCCCGGCCGTGCAGGCTGTACTCGACGCCATGACCGCAGTACCGGCCGCCGCGCTAAACAGCCGGTGGGACCTGCTCGGCTGGAATGCGCCGGCCGCCGCGGTGTGGCCGCGGCTGGTCGCGCCCGGCGGCTCACGCAACGTGTTGTGGGAACTGTTCACGACCCCGGAGTGCTGCCGCTGCTTCGTCAACCGCGACGCGGGCCTGCCGCACATGGTGGCCTCGTTCCGCGCGGCGTTCGGACAGCATCTCGACGCCCCGGAGTGGATCCGGATGATCCGTGAACTCTCCACCGCCAGTGAAGAATTCGCCCGCCTGTGGGCGGCACACGATGTCGCCGCACCGCCGAGCCAGACCATGACCTATCAGCATGCCTCGGCCGGACGCCTGTCGTTGTCGCTGACGAGATTGGACCTGCCCGCCGTCCCGGAAACCTTCATCACCGTGTGGACCCCGGTCGACGACGAGAACCGCCGCCGCCTCGACTGGCTGCTCGACCACGCCGACGCGCCCGCATTCGACCACGCCCACTGA
- a CDS encoding acyl-CoA thioesterase — MSATPFTIRFTVRSYELDTNHHLASTVYLQYAEHSRFACGQAAGLSPQRLLADGFGPVNLETTLRHHAELRADDAVDVSCAFVWGPGKTHRVEHVLRKPDGTLVAEVSSVSGLLDLRTRRLVADPGEELRVRAADPALLGLA; from the coding sequence TTGAGTGCCACGCCGTTCACTATCCGATTCACCGTGCGCAGTTACGAACTGGATACCAATCACCATCTCGCGAGCACGGTGTATCTGCAGTACGCCGAGCATTCCCGGTTCGCCTGCGGGCAGGCGGCGGGACTGTCGCCGCAGCGGTTGCTCGCCGACGGATTCGGGCCGGTCAACCTGGAAACCACGCTGCGTCACCATGCGGAGCTGCGCGCCGACGACGCGGTCGATGTGTCGTGTGCGTTCGTCTGGGGGCCGGGGAAGACGCACCGCGTCGAGCATGTGTTGCGTAAGCCCGACGGTACGTTGGTTGCCGAGGTGAGCAGCGTCAGCGGGTTGTTGGACCTGCGGACCCGGCGGTTGGTCGCGGATCCGGGGGAGGAGCTGCGGGTGCGCGCCGCCGATCCGGCGTTGCTGGGTCTCGCGTGA
- a CDS encoding phthiocerol/phthiodiolone dimycocerosyl transferase family protein produces MISAPVRVAGGVEIRLGRIDHGFVPRKLTVSYVTVCVGAVDIALLRRAFGLLCRKYPMLCGTIEVAGDVCSLRVPEDGCAATAFVEGGVGDWLAPLDPACGLAELTIVRRGVRTEVVLRVSHAINDATMGFALLEHFWRTVTALSTGGPHPDPTVIHPHSLEAAFRARSMRLPELAMAAMGPAHSVAASDTGVDAVFAPRPEQRITLSQGDTGALLARARASGTTLHALLSAAIVGAERAMSAETVGGTAALPMIMFHLADLRAQLRPPASPDEITNALGFAPTVTACERTCDLSVLAKQVKAQIVAGVADGTALAVMLAAATAAAQGRPRTGAGNFITNWGVVPELPVPPGIEVVDFRGFATSESVGWIGYFVSTFAGRLSIELAFSARFHRLAQIVELRENVVANLARLAHR; encoded by the coding sequence GTGATCAGCGCACCCGTGCGGGTGGCCGGTGGCGTGGAAATCCGGCTGGGGCGAATCGATCACGGCTTTGTGCCGCGCAAGCTGACGGTGAGCTATGTGACGGTCTGCGTGGGTGCGGTCGATATCGCCTTGCTGCGCAGGGCGTTCGGCTTGCTGTGCCGGAAGTATCCGATGCTTTGCGGGACAATCGAAGTCGCCGGAGATGTCTGTTCACTGCGAGTGCCGGAGGATGGTTGCGCGGCGACGGCCTTCGTCGAAGGCGGTGTCGGCGACTGGCTAGCGCCCCTGGACCCTGCGTGCGGCCTCGCCGAATTGACGATCGTGCGACGAGGCGTGAGAACCGAGGTGGTCCTGCGGGTCAGCCATGCCATCAACGACGCGACGATGGGTTTCGCACTGCTCGAACACTTTTGGCGCACCGTCACCGCGCTGAGCACCGGGGGACCGCATCCCGACCCGACCGTGATCCACCCGCACAGCCTCGAAGCCGCCTTTCGCGCGCGAAGCATGCGCCTGCCGGAACTCGCCATGGCCGCAATGGGTCCGGCGCACAGCGTCGCGGCGAGCGATACCGGAGTCGACGCGGTTTTCGCGCCGCGGCCGGAGCAGCGGATCACTCTGTCGCAGGGGGACACCGGCGCGCTGCTCGCGCGGGCGCGTGCGTCCGGGACGACCTTGCACGCGCTGCTCAGCGCCGCGATCGTCGGTGCCGAGCGGGCGATGAGTGCCGAAACTGTCGGCGGCACAGCAGCACTGCCGATGATCATGTTCCATCTCGCGGACCTGCGGGCACAACTGCGCCCGCCTGCCTCGCCGGACGAGATCACCAACGCCCTTGGCTTCGCGCCGACCGTCACCGCCTGCGAGCGCACCTGCGACCTGTCGGTGCTCGCGAAGCAGGTGAAGGCTCAGATCGTGGCAGGTGTCGCCGACGGGACCGCGCTCGCGGTCATGCTCGCCGCGGCCACCGCCGCTGCGCAGGGGCGTCCGCGCACGGGTGCGGGGAACTTCATCACGAACTGGGGCGTGGTACCCGAACTGCCCGTGCCGCCGGGGATCGAGGTCGTCGACTTCCGTGGCTTCGCCACCTCGGAATCGGTCGGCTGGATCGGCTATTTCGTCTCGACCTTCGCCGGGCGGCTGAGTATCGAGCTGGCGTTCTCGGCGCGTTTCCACCGTCTCGCGCAGATCGTCGAGCTCCGCGAGAACGTCGTCGCCAATCTCGCGCGACTGGCCCATCGCTGA
- a CDS encoding ABC transporter ATP-binding protein, with protein MARIELVELTKEFPGGVRALDGLSCTIHDGEFFALLGPSGCGKTTLLRTIAGLETPTSGRIRIGERDVTRLAPGRRDVAMVFQDYALFPHMSVADNIAYPLKVRGTDRRTRAGKASETADQLSLQGLLARRPAELSGGQQQRVALARAMACHPQVFLFDEPLSNLDARLRLEARTFLKKLQLELGVTTVFVTHDQAEALALADRIAVLSAGRIRQLGTAREVFRRPADTFVANFIGSTPMNLIPGELVGLSPAVIWGARPEYLGFSDTAVPGALPGEVSTVQHLGATSLVTLAADGYTVGVTVPEAQEPELGSAGWVVPQADRVLLYDAESGRLLS; from the coding sequence ATGGCGCGGATCGAACTGGTAGAGCTGACCAAGGAATTCCCCGGCGGCGTGCGGGCGCTCGACGGACTGTCCTGCACGATCCACGACGGTGAATTCTTCGCGCTGCTCGGCCCTTCCGGATGTGGCAAGACCACCTTGCTGCGCACGATCGCCGGACTGGAAACCCCGACCAGTGGCCGAATTCGGATCGGCGAGCGCGATGTCACCCGGCTCGCGCCCGGCCGTCGCGACGTCGCGATGGTGTTCCAGGATTACGCGCTGTTCCCGCATATGTCGGTGGCGGACAACATCGCCTACCCGTTGAAGGTACGCGGCACCGATCGACGCACGCGGGCCGGGAAGGCCTCCGAGACCGCGGATCAGCTGTCGCTGCAAGGCTTGCTGGCGCGGCGGCCCGCCGAACTGTCCGGCGGCCAGCAGCAAAGGGTCGCACTGGCCCGCGCGATGGCCTGTCACCCGCAGGTGTTCCTGTTCGACGAACCGCTGTCCAACCTGGATGCTCGGCTGCGGCTGGAGGCGCGCACCTTCCTCAAGAAGCTGCAACTCGAGCTCGGGGTGACCACGGTGTTCGTCACCCACGACCAGGCCGAGGCGCTCGCGCTGGCCGATCGGATCGCGGTGCTCTCTGCGGGCCGGATTCGGCAGCTCGGCACGGCTCGTGAGGTATTCCGCAGGCCCGCGGACACTTTCGTGGCCAACTTCATCGGGTCGACGCCGATGAACCTGATCCCGGGCGAGCTGGTCGGCCTGTCCCCGGCGGTCATCTGGGGCGCGCGACCCGAGTATCTCGGCTTCTCCGATACCGCGGTGCCGGGCGCACTGCCCGGGGAGGTGTCGACGGTGCAGCATCTCGGCGCGACCTCGCTGGTCACCCTGGCCGCGGATGGTTACACCGTTGGCGTGACGGTGCCGGAGGCGCAGGAGCCGGAACTGGGCAGCGCAGGCTGGGTGGTTCCCCAGGCCGATCGAGTTCTGCTCTACGACGCGGAATCGGGTCGACTGCTTTCCTGA
- a CDS encoding carbohydrate ABC transporter permease — protein sequence MSPRQVFARIGFYTFVAVVTGFFAVPMLWLASAPFDSNPGYAPRIPEKPTLRHFSALLENDLTIGSLWNSALLSGACMVLVGSSAALAAYALSRVRIPGRDALLYLLLLLSSVVTGTAAMVPIFLMIWKLGLLDRQFGVVLVLSGGLLPAAIFILKDFMDSVPRSYEESARVYGAGPLRILRDIVVPLARPGLATIAVWTVVNVWGSYLVPFLLLRDQDKQPAAVVVRTFYDEGGAAQLGPISAFSLLYSIPVVLMYLFVNRRYGFRLHGGIKA from the coding sequence ATGAGTCCGCGGCAGGTCTTTGCCCGGATCGGGTTCTATACCTTCGTCGCGGTGGTCACCGGGTTCTTCGCGGTGCCGATGCTGTGGCTGGCGTCGGCGCCGTTCGACAGCAACCCCGGCTACGCACCTCGAATCCCGGAAAAGCCTACGCTGAGGCACTTTTCGGCATTGCTCGAGAACGATCTGACCATCGGTTCGCTGTGGAATTCGGCACTGCTTTCCGGTGCCTGCATGGTGTTGGTCGGGTCCAGCGCGGCACTGGCGGCCTACGCGCTCTCGCGCGTCCGGATTCCGGGGCGCGACGCGCTGCTGTATCTGCTGCTACTGCTGTCGAGCGTGGTGACCGGCACCGCCGCGATGGTGCCGATCTTCCTGATGATCTGGAAACTGGGGCTGCTGGACCGCCAGTTCGGCGTGGTGCTGGTGTTGTCCGGTGGTCTGCTGCCCGCGGCGATCTTCATCCTGAAGGACTTCATGGATTCGGTACCCCGGTCCTACGAGGAGTCGGCGCGGGTGTACGGGGCGGGTCCGCTGCGGATACTGCGCGACATCGTGGTGCCGCTGGCCCGGCCCGGTCTGGCCACGATCGCGGTGTGGACCGTGGTGAACGTGTGGGGGAGCTACCTGGTGCCGTTCCTGCTGCTTCGTGATCAGGACAAGCAACCCGCCGCCGTGGTGGTGCGCACCTTCTACGACGAGGGCGGTGCGGCACAGCTCGGGCCGATATCGGCCTTTTCGCTGCTGTATTCGATTCCGGTTGTGCTGATGTATCTGTTCGTCAACCGGCGCTACGGCTTTCGGCTGCACGGAGGGATCAAGGCTTAG